Proteins from one Pseudomonas grandcourensis genomic window:
- a CDS encoding SOS response-associated peptidase translates to MCGRYALFRWNPAFAALPGFPADQQAQWNISPNDSVLMLRAEPDGQRTLARARWGLTPPWLTDLSRTPAHARAETVAEQPMFRQALRERRCLLPANGFYEWRGTTRKRPYWLTPGEGSSLFFAAIWEAYPVQEQVWLSTAVITQPAASQRRPLILDEAGQAVWLDPETPLHALQALLASEPAALRERVLANMVNDPKLNGPECLTPG, encoded by the coding sequence ATGTGTGGACGTTATGCCCTGTTTCGCTGGAACCCCGCCTTCGCAGCGCTGCCCGGTTTTCCCGCCGACCAGCAGGCGCAGTGGAACATTTCCCCCAATGATTCGGTGTTGATGCTGCGGGCCGAGCCAGACGGCCAGCGCACGCTGGCCCGTGCCCGCTGGGGCCTGACGCCACCCTGGTTGACCGATTTGTCCCGCACCCCGGCCCACGCTCGCGCCGAAACCGTTGCCGAACAGCCAATGTTTCGCCAGGCCTTGCGCGAGCGCCGCTGCCTGTTGCCGGCCAATGGTTTCTACGAATGGCGTGGTACGACGCGCAAGCGCCCGTATTGGCTGACACCGGGGGAGGGCTCGTCGCTGTTTTTTGCGGCGATCTGGGAGGCGTATCCGGTTCAGGAACAGGTGTGGCTGAGTACCGCGGTGATTACCCAGCCGGCGGCGAGCCAGCGGCGGCCGTTGATTCTTGATGAGGCAGGGCAGGCCGTGTGGCTGGATCCCGAGACGCCGTTGCATGCTTTGCAAGCCTTACTGGCCAGTGAACCTGCCGCATTGCGCGAACGGGTGCTGGCCAACATGGTGAATGATCCGAAGCTCAATGGGCCGGAGTGTCTCACTCCGGGTTGA
- a CDS encoding DUF2007 domain-containing protein, which produces MQRIYDPENLMEGELLQGMLASEGIEAHLVGRDLLGGSGELPIYGLLGLSVENDQAAYARELITAYNAALPLSGDEPDSFPGTLVC; this is translated from the coding sequence ATGCAGCGCATCTACGATCCGGAAAACCTGATGGAAGGCGAGTTGTTGCAAGGCATGCTCGCCAGCGAGGGTATCGAGGCGCATCTGGTGGGCCGTGATTTGCTGGGTGGCAGCGGCGAGTTGCCGATCTATGGCCTGCTCGGGCTGTCGGTCGAGAACGATCAGGCTGCATACGCCCGCGAGCTGATCACCGCGTACAATGCCGCGCTGCCGCTGTCCGGCGATGAACCGGACAGCTTTCCCGGCACGCTGGTCTGTTAG
- a CDS encoding CPXCG motif-containing cysteine-rich protein — protein sequence MLETTQYECPYCGEEVETTLDLSGGDQTYIEDCQVCCRPITFVLQVHEEEWHLEVFSENE from the coding sequence ATGCTGGAAACTACGCAATATGAATGTCCGTATTGTGGTGAGGAAGTCGAGACGACGCTGGATTTGTCCGGTGGCGATCAGACCTATATTGAAGACTGCCAGGTGTGCTGCCGGCCGATAACCTTCGTGCTGCAGGTTCATGAAGAGGAATGGCATCTCGAAGTGTTCAGCGAAAACGAGTGA